The genomic stretch TAATGTTAGTTTGAAGGTTGGGAAAGGCGAGGTTGTTGGTATTGTCGGCGAGTCAGGAAGCGGGAAATCAACGATTGCGGCAGCCATCATGCAATTATTGAAGCCTCCAGGAGAGGTTCAGCAGGGCCATGTCAGGTTGTTCGGCTGCGATATCGCTTCGCTCTCGGTTGAAGAGCTGCGGAAGCTAAGAGGCAGTAAAATCGCATTGATTCCACAGGCTGCTATGAATGCTCTTAATCCCGTAATCACGATTCGCAAGCAGCTGGCTGAAGCGATTGCTTGTCATCGCAAAATGGATAAGGTAAGCATAAATAGGCGAATTGACGAATTGCTTAAGCAGGTTGGCATGGATGCCAGATGGGGAGCTTCATATCCGCATGAATTAAGTGGAGGGATGCGCCAAAGGGTCGTCATTGCGATGGCTTTAATCAACGAACCTGAATTCGTTATCGCTGATGAGCCAACGACCGGACTTGATGTCAAGGTTCAAGTTGAGATCGTTCATTTATTGAAAAGTTTACAGAAGCAGCTTGGACTATCCATGATCTTTATTTCACACGATTTACCGGTGGTGTTGAAGCTTGCTGACCGAATTGTCATCTTGAAGAATGGTGAGATTGTTGATGGCGGAGAAGTGGAGCAGATTGCTAATAGATCGGATCATCCCTATACCCGTCGCCTGATGGCAGCCATTCCAAGACTGAATAAAGGAAACACTCGCTTTGAAGAGGCTCCCCAGCAGATTGATGTGGTGCAGGAGGTGCTAGTATGACAGATAAACTGCTGCTTGAGGTTCGGGGCTTAAGCAAAAGCTATGGGGACTCTAGCTCTTTATCCGGACAGATCCCCGTCTTGAAGGGGATTGACTTCAAGGTTGACCATAATGAAACGATTGGCCTTGTCGGAATTAGCGGTGCAGGGAAAAGCACGATTGGACGCATTATTGCTGGTTTGGAAAGTGCAAATCGCGGAGAAATTTTGTACGAGGGTCAAGATATACTGCGTCTTAAGGGTGCTCGCAGGAGTGCAGCGACTAGCTCGATTCAGATGATATTTCAGGATCCCTACGAGTCTTTGTCACCACGGATGACGATTGGTGAGCTGGTAGCGGAGCCATTGGTCATTCAGAAAACGTTTAAGAGGGAAAAGGAGCAGCTACTAAGGCTCGTTAGTGAGGCTTTATCGGAAGTAAGCTTATCGCCTGAACGTTATCTTCATCGTTATCCACATGAGCTCTCAGGAGGAGAACGGCAAAGAGTGGGCTTAGCGCGGGCATTCATATGCAAACCAAAGCTCATCATTGCTGATGAACCGACATCCATGCTGGACTCATCGCTTAGGCTGGATTTGCTGGAGCTGATGGACCAATTGCGTAAGAAACATCAGACATCGACTCTATTTATCACTCATGATCTTGCCTTGACCTATCATTTCTGTGACCGCCTTATTGTGCTTGACCAAGGAGTCATCGTGGAATCCGGCAGTCCAAAAGAAGTCATCGACAACCCGCAGCATCCCTTTACGCGAAGCTTAATTTCGGCTCTTATGGAGCTGAACCACCTCTAGTGAGAAGGGAATAAAAAAGCATGATTCGTATTCAGTCACTTAACAAAAGGTACGGAGAGACTGCTGTGCTTCAGGATTTGAATATGCATTTGGCAGCAGGTGAATTCGCCTTTCTGCAGGGGAGATCGGGCTCAGGGAAGAGTACGCTGCTGAAGCTGCTTTATCGTGATATCGGAGATTTCTCTGGGCAAATTGAAATAGCAGGGCAATCCATCGAAAAGATGCCCAAATATGAACTTAGACGGAAAATCGGCGTTATATTTCAGTCCTTCGAGCTGCTTGAACGCAAAACGGTGTTTGAGAATATCGCTTTGGCAGGCGAGGTTATCGGTATTTCTCGCAAAGCAATGACAGATGAGATTCATCGTCTGCTGCACCGGGTCGGTCTGGAGGGCAAGGAAAATACTTATCCTGAACAGCTGTCAGGAGGAGAACAGCAGCGTGTCGCCATCGTACGCGCGTTATTGAATCGTCCATCAATTATTTTAGCGGATGAGCCAACGGGCAACTTGGATGCGGAAACTGCCTCAGACATCCTTCGCTTGCTGAAAGAGCTGCAGGTCGAGTCGCAGCTGGCTATGCTGGTCGTGACCCATTCCGATCGGCTTGTAGCCGAGTTCCCATCCAAAGCATGGCAGATGATAGATGGAAGGTTAAGTGCTAATGAGCTTATTTAAATACTATTTAAGAGATGCGCGGGAAGGGATAACACGTAATTTAGGTGCTGTCTTGGCTGCTGCGGCGCTCGTATTTATAGCTATGATCATGCTCGGCAGCATGCTGCTGCTTCGTGCGGGTGTTGCAGATGTTATGAAGTATATGGAGTCGCAAATCGGTGTGAAGGTTTATGTGGATCCTGCTGTTGATGTACAAGCTGTTGCCAAAATTATGGAGAGCAAAAGCTTTGTGAAATCGGTGGAGGTAGAGACGAGCGCGCAGTTGCTTGCAAGCTTGAACAGTTTTTTCGAAGGGAAGGAGCATTTGCTGCAAACCTTCATAGACAGCGATCTTCCCCATGCGATTCGATTAGAATTGGCTGATTATAATCTAGTTGAGCAGACTGCAAAAGATCTGCGTCTAATACCAGGAATAGCGGAGGTTATCTATCCCCAGAAGCTTGCGACGCAGTTCATGTATTGGTCAAACCAATTGAATCGATTTGGAATGGTTATTCTTCTATTCTTTGTGGTGATTGCTTTCTTGACTGTATTTCTCGCTGTGAGATTAGCGCTGTTTCAGAGATTCAAGGAGATTCGGGTAAAGCTGCTGCTAGGAGCTAAACCAACTCATGTCAGTGGCCAGTTCATGTTCGAGGGACTATTGATCGGTTTTATTGGCAGTACAGCAGCAGCCATTGCAGTATATATTTTGAGTAAATATGTGTTTGACGCCTTGGAGCGGCAATTCCCATTTCTATTTGATTTTACGCCTGCGATGCTGAACGGGGTGATGGTCTGGGTGGTGCTGTCAGGATCAATCATTGCTTTGCTTGCCAGCTATTTATCGATAAGAAGGACAATCAAATATGTATAAGCGGCTAACTGCAATCTTACTGTCGGTAATTCTATTAGTTGCTGGAACGACTGTATATGCGCATCTGACCGGTGCCTTTGCTGAGTATTTAGCTTCTGTTTATGATGAGTCAACAACCGATAAGCTGAAACAGGAAATCGACTCGATTGGGATAGAGATTGAAGCACTGCTTCCACGCATCGATGAGATGGAGGATGAATACAGACTAAAGCAAACCATCGCAGTCGATAAGCTGCTATTTTATAATGAACAGGGCTTGGATATGTGGGTGGGTATGCTGCAGCAGTCGAGCAATGTCGTTGACTTGCTCGGTAATCAGTGGTTGATGGAGCGTAATCTGGCTGCTTATTTGAATGAGCTGGAGCAGCTCCATACGGACCTCACACAGCTTGTTGTAACGAAGGATGTTTTGTCCAGCTATCAGCAGCTGCTAGACACGATTGATAGAAACCTAGCGATGAGGCAGCCTTATCTTGACAGCGTACAAGATTATTCATTGGAGGAGAAATCTAATTTCCTGGATATCGACTGGGTCAGCGAGGTAGAGGATAAGCTGGTCGCTGCGCTTGATCAGGATAAACAGCTGGTCAATGAGAGCTGGAGAGAATGGGCGGCTCTAGTATCTAATAAATCTGCTTCTAATACAGCTGCCTATGAATGGACAGAAGAGTGGCTAAATGAGAGAAGCGTTTTGCATTATTTCTTTCGTTCCGATCATATTTATACGGTGTTTGAACAGCCAGGTGCACATGTGATTTTAATTGGGCAGCTGCTTAAGAACGATGAGAATCATGCCGAGCTTCAATTCGAATCGGGATTTTACAATGGGTTTTTGATGCCGGATGTATTGTTTGAGGAGCTTCATGGTCTTCAGCTTCCCTATAGTGAAATTAAGCAATTACAAGGTGCAACGGATGCCTCTTATTTGCAGCAGTCCAGCGGCAAGCTGCTTCTGTTAACAAACGCATGAGGCAAGGTACATTAATGAGAGGGTGTAAATGATGCAAAATAAAAACATATTATTGCTAAATTCGCAAAGTGTAGGCATGGGCGAGGTTTCAGTTCAGCATAACTTTTCAGAGCTGGATATGTATGATTTTCCGCAAGCTAATTTGGATTCCAAAATTGCGTTGATTATTCAAGGCTCCGTTGATCAGGAGCTTATGCTGAAGAATAAGGAGAAGATTCGCAAGTTTGCCGATAGCGGCAAGGTCATTGTATTTGGGGGCCATTTGTTCCTCCCTTGGCTTCCTGGCGCTTCTTTCTTTGTTCCCAAGGAGGTTCGCAGCCATAAGGATTATGATATATCGATCATAAATTCCCATCCGATCTTCGAAGGTGTCGACACCTACGATATGACCTATAACAAAGGTGTAGCCGGATTCTTCGCACGAGGACATCACCCGATTCCTGAAGGAGCTGAAGTATTGCTTACTCTGCCAGATCATGAGCCAATTGTATATATTGATCGTGTCAGCACAGACGGAACCCTACTGGTGAGCTCAGGAAATGCACTGCTGAATTATCAAGATCCAAACCGTACAACGGGTCAAATTACGAGTCGCTTAGTCGAGTGGATTCATAATGAATATGCTCAGCTTCAAAAAAGGAGTGTAGTACAATGAGGAAAATTGCAGCTCTATACTCAGGCGTATCCTATCAGCATCGCAGCTGGAATGAGCCTAAATATAAGAAGTTTTTATCCGCTATTTTGTATGTGCCGGAACTTACGGAAAGCTCATTCGATGAGTTTGATATCATTATTGTGCCTTCACGTCTACACACCGGCCTGATGGAGCGTATTAAACCTTGGGTTCGGAAATTCGCTGACAATGGCGGTACGGTTGTATTGTTTTGGCCGCAGAGCTCGGATTCAGAGTGCGTACCTTTGCAAAACTGGGAGAACAGGCCGACAAACTTCTGGT from Paenibacillus sp. FSL H8-0548 encodes the following:
- a CDS encoding permease-like cell division protein FtsX, giving the protein MSLFKYYLRDAREGITRNLGAVLAAAALVFIAMIMLGSMLLLRAGVADVMKYMESQIGVKVYVDPAVDVQAVAKIMESKSFVKSVEVETSAQLLASLNSFFEGKEHLLQTFIDSDLPHAIRLELADYNLVEQTAKDLRLIPGIAEVIYPQKLATQFMYWSNQLNRFGMVILLFFVVIAFLTVFLAVRLALFQRFKEIRVKLLLGAKPTHVSGQFMFEGLLIGFIGSTAAAIAVYILSKYVFDALERQFPFLFDFTPAMLNGVMVWVVLSGSIIALLASYLSIRRTIKYV
- a CDS encoding ABC transporter ATP-binding protein, which codes for MIRIQSLNKRYGETAVLQDLNMHLAAGEFAFLQGRSGSGKSTLLKLLYRDIGDFSGQIEIAGQSIEKMPKYELRRKIGVIFQSFELLERKTVFENIALAGEVIGISRKAMTDEIHRLLHRVGLEGKENTYPEQLSGGEQQRVAIVRALLNRPSIILADEPTGNLDAETASDILRLLKELQVESQLAMLVVTHSDRLVAEFPSKAWQMIDGRLSANELI
- a CDS encoding ABC transporter ATP-binding protein, with translation MTDKLLLEVRGLSKSYGDSSSLSGQIPVLKGIDFKVDHNETIGLVGISGAGKSTIGRIIAGLESANRGEILYEGQDILRLKGARRSAATSSIQMIFQDPYESLSPRMTIGELVAEPLVIQKTFKREKEQLLRLVSEALSEVSLSPERYLHRYPHELSGGERQRVGLARAFICKPKLIIADEPTSMLDSSLRLDLLELMDQLRKKHQTSTLFITHDLALTYHFCDRLIVLDQGVIVESGSPKEVIDNPQHPFTRSLISALMELNHL
- a CDS encoding phosphate starvation-inducible protein PhoH, whose protein sequence is MMQNKNILLLNSQSVGMGEVSVQHNFSELDMYDFPQANLDSKIALIIQGSVDQELMLKNKEKIRKFADSGKVIVFGGHLFLPWLPGASFFVPKEVRSHKDYDISIINSHPIFEGVDTYDMTYNKGVAGFFARGHHPIPEGAEVLLTLPDHEPIVYIDRVSTDGTLLVSSGNALLNYQDPNRTTGQITSRLVEWIHNEYAQLQKRSVVQ